Proteins encoded together in one Pantoea sp. CCBC3-3-1 window:
- the potF gene encoding spermidine/putrescine ABC transporter substrate-binding protein PotF, which translates to MFSQRKKWLSGVVAGVVMAVSASSMAADKTLHVYNWSDYISPDTVPNFEKQSGIKVVYDVFDSNEVLEGKLMAGSTGYDVVVPSSSFLARQLQSGVFQPLDKSKLPNYKNLDPDLLKKLEQHDPGNKYAIPYLWATTGIGYNVEKVKAALGKDAPVDSWDLVLKPENLEKLKSCGVSFLDAPEEIFATVLNYLGKDPNSSDPKDYSGAATDLLLKLRPNIRYFHSSQYINDLANGSTCVAIGWAGDIIQAKNRAATAKNGVNISYTIPKEGALAFFDTLAIPKDAKNLDEAYQFLNYLLEPKVIADVSNKVFYANGNKASVPLINADIRNNPGIFPPAEVMAKLFVLKVQDPKLDRVRTRAWTKVKSGK; encoded by the coding sequence ATGTTCAGCCAGCGCAAAAAATGGTTGTCAGGTGTGGTTGCGGGCGTGGTAATGGCGGTTTCCGCCAGCTCAATGGCTGCTGATAAGACGCTGCACGTTTATAACTGGTCAGATTATATTTCGCCGGATACCGTGCCGAATTTTGAGAAGCAAAGCGGCATCAAAGTGGTTTACGACGTCTTCGATTCGAATGAAGTGCTCGAAGGCAAACTGATGGCCGGCAGTACCGGCTATGATGTTGTGGTGCCATCCTCCAGCTTCCTTGCCCGTCAGCTACAGTCGGGCGTATTTCAGCCGCTCGATAAGAGCAAGCTGCCAAACTATAAAAACCTCGATCCCGACTTGTTGAAAAAGCTGGAACAGCACGATCCGGGCAACAAATACGCCATCCCTTATCTGTGGGCGACCACCGGCATTGGCTACAACGTTGAGAAAGTCAAAGCGGCGTTAGGCAAAGATGCGCCGGTAGACAGCTGGGATCTGGTGCTGAAACCGGAAAACCTTGAGAAGCTGAAAAGCTGCGGCGTTTCGTTCCTCGATGCGCCTGAAGAAATTTTTGCCACCGTACTGAATTATCTGGGTAAGGATCCTAACAGCAGCGATCCCAAAGATTATTCAGGCGCGGCTACCGATCTACTGTTGAAGCTGCGTCCAAATATTCGCTACTTCCACTCCTCGCAGTACATTAACGATCTGGCTAACGGCAGTACCTGTGTGGCGATTGGCTGGGCGGGCGACATTATTCAGGCGAAGAACCGCGCGGCCACCGCTAAAAACGGCGTCAATATCAGTTATACCATTCCGAAAGAGGGGGCACTGGCGTTCTTCGATACGCTGGCTATTCCAAAAGATGCCAAAAATCTTGATGAGGCCTATCAGTTCCTTAATTATCTGCTGGAGCCGAAGGTGATCGCGGATGTTTCTAATAAAGTGTTTTATGCCAACGGCAACAAAGCTTCAGTACCACTGATTAATGCCGACATTCGTAACAATCCTGGCATCTTCCCGCCAGCAGAAGTGATGGCTAAGCTGTTCGTGCTGAAAGTACAGGATCCCAAACTTGATCGTGTGCGTACCCGAGCATGGACTAAAGTTAAAAGTGGCAAGTAA
- the potG gene encoding putrescine ABC transporter ATP-binding subunit PotG: protein MNDAIPRPQKKVSKAVTPLLEIRNLTKSFDGQHAVDDINLTIFNGEIFALLGASGCGKSTLLRMLAGFEPPTSGQILLDGQDLSHVPPYQRPINMMFQSYALFPHMTVEQNIAFGLKQDRLPKDEIASRVAEMLTLVHMTEYAKRKPHQLSGGQRQRVALARSLAKRPKLLLLDEPMGALDKKLRDRMQLEVVDILERVGATCVMVTHDQEEAMTMAGRIAIMNRGKFVQIGEPEEIYEHPTTRYSAEFIGSVNLFEGLLRERRAEGLIIDSPGLLHPLKVDSDASVMEGVPVHVALRPEKVMLCEEIPADGNNFAVGEVVHIAYLGDLSIYHVRLHSGQMISAQLQNAHRFRKGAPTWGDEVRLCWDADSCVVLTV, encoded by the coding sequence GTGAACGACGCGATCCCTCGCCCGCAAAAAAAAGTTAGCAAGGCGGTCACGCCATTGCTGGAAATCCGCAATCTGACCAAGTCTTTCGACGGACAACATGCGGTTGATGACATTAATCTGACTATCTTCAATGGCGAAATCTTTGCGCTGCTGGGTGCATCCGGCTGTGGAAAGTCAACGCTGCTGCGTATGCTGGCCGGATTCGAGCCGCCAACTTCCGGTCAGATCCTGCTTGATGGTCAGGATCTGTCTCATGTTCCGCCTTATCAGCGTCCGATCAATATGATGTTTCAGTCCTACGCGCTGTTCCCGCACATGACGGTTGAACAGAATATCGCCTTTGGGCTGAAGCAGGATCGCCTGCCTAAAGATGAAATTGCCAGCCGCGTGGCCGAGATGCTGACCCTGGTGCATATGACGGAGTACGCAAAGCGTAAACCGCACCAGCTCTCAGGCGGGCAGCGCCAGCGTGTGGCGTTAGCTCGCAGTCTTGCCAAGCGTCCGAAACTGCTGCTGCTGGATGAGCCAATGGGCGCGCTGGATAAAAAGCTGCGCGATCGTATGCAGCTTGAGGTTGTCGATATCCTGGAACGCGTCGGCGCAACCTGCGTTATGGTGACGCACGACCAGGAAGAAGCAATGACCATGGCCGGACGTATCGCCATTATGAACCGGGGCAAGTTTGTGCAGATTGGCGAGCCGGAAGAAATCTACGAGCATCCCACCACGCGCTACAGCGCCGAATTTATTGGTTCGGTAAACCTGTTTGAAGGCCTGCTGCGTGAACGTCGCGCCGAGGGTTTGATTATCGACAGTCCGGGCTTGCTGCATCCGCTAAAAGTGGATTCGGATGCCTCGGTAATGGAAGGCGTACCGGTCCATGTCGCGTTGCGCCCGGAGAAGGTGATGCTGTGCGAAGAGATCCCGGCGGACGGCAATAACTTTGCCGTTGGCGAAGTGGTGCATATTGCCTATCTTGGCGACCTGTCGATTTACCATGTGCGACTGCATAGCGGTCAGATGATCAGCGCACAGTTGCAAAATGCTCATCGTTTCCGCAAAGGTGCGCCGACCTGGGGAGACGAAGTTCGTCTTTGCTGGGATGCGGACAGCTGCGTGGTTCTGACGGTGTAG
- the potH gene encoding putrescine ABC transporter permease PotH yields MNQRSDTASPPVRMKQKRPGLFSTLQSRQGRKLVIALPYLWLVLLFLLPFLIVLKISFSDIARAIPPYTDLVTWADGQLTMVMNLGNYLTLTDDPLYIDAYLHSLQVAAISTVICLLIGYPLAWAIAHSPRSTRNILLLLVILPSWTSFLVRVYAWMGILNDNGILNRFLLWTGVIDHPIAILYTNLAVYIGIVYCYLPFMVLPIYTALTRIDYSLVEAALDLGARPLKTFFSVIVPLTKGGIIAGSMLVFIPAVGEYVIPELLGGPDSIMIGRVLWQEFFNNRDWPVASALAVIILLILILPIIWFHKHQNKEMGEKA; encoded by the coding sequence ATGAATCAACGTTCTGATACCGCTTCTCCGCCCGTTCGGATGAAGCAAAAACGTCCCGGCCTGTTTAGCACGTTACAATCAAGACAGGGCCGCAAGCTGGTTATCGCGCTGCCTTACCTGTGGCTGGTGCTGCTGTTCCTGCTGCCGTTTTTAATCGTACTGAAAATCAGTTTTTCAGATATCGCGCGTGCCATTCCGCCTTATACGGATCTGGTGACATGGGCCGATGGCCAGCTGACCATGGTGATGAACCTGGGCAACTACCTGACGCTGACCGACGACCCGCTGTATATCGATGCTTATCTGCATTCATTACAGGTCGCCGCGATTTCTACCGTCATCTGCCTGCTAATTGGCTATCCACTTGCCTGGGCAATCGCGCACAGCCCGCGTTCCACACGCAACATTCTGCTGCTGTTGGTGATCCTGCCTTCCTGGACGTCGTTTTTGGTACGCGTCTACGCCTGGATGGGCATCCTTAATGACAACGGCATTCTGAACCGCTTTTTGCTGTGGACGGGTGTTATCGATCATCCGATAGCGATTCTGTACACCAACCTGGCGGTCTACATCGGTATCGTTTACTGCTATCTGCCGTTTATGGTGTTGCCGATCTATACCGCGCTGACGCGTATCGATTACTCGCTGGTGGAAGCGGCACTGGATTTGGGCGCTCGTCCGCTGAAAACCTTTTTCAGCGTGATTGTGCCACTCACCAAAGGCGGTATTATCGCCGGTTCCATGCTGGTATTTATTCCTGCGGTAGGCGAATACGTCATCCCGGAACTGCTTGGCGGCCCGGACAGCATTATGATTGGACGCGTGCTCTGGCAGGAGTTCTTTAATAACCGCGACTGGCCGGTCGCCTCGGCGCTGGCGGTGATTATTCTGTTAATCCTGATCCTGCCGATTATCTGGTTCCACAAGCATCAGAATAAAGAGATGGGAGAGAAGGCATGA
- the potI gene encoding putrescine ABC transporter permease PotI: MSLPVVRSPWRIVILVFCFFFLYAPMALLVIYSFNSSQLAAWESFSLYWYNVLFHDDAMISAVTLSLSIAALAATAAVVLGTIAAVVIVRFGRFKGSTGFAFMLTAPLVMPDVITGLSLLLLFVAMGNTFGWPGDRGMLTIWLAHVTFCTAYVAVVINSRLRELDRSIEEAAMDLGATPLKVFFVITLPMIAPAIVTGWLLAFTLSLDDLVIASFVTGPGATTLPMQIFATVRRGVNPEINALASLILFVVGIVGFIAWRFMAHEEKQRLRDIRKARGGH; encoded by the coding sequence ATGAGTTTACCCGTTGTCCGTTCGCCCTGGCGTATCGTTATTCTGGTGTTTTGTTTCTTCTTCCTGTACGCGCCGATGGCGCTGCTGGTGATTTACTCCTTTAACTCTTCTCAGCTGGCCGCGTGGGAAAGCTTCTCGCTGTACTGGTACAACGTATTATTTCATGATGATGCAATGATTAGTGCCGTAACGCTAAGTCTGAGTATTGCCGCACTGGCCGCTACCGCAGCGGTGGTGTTGGGAACGATTGCGGCGGTGGTCATCGTACGGTTTGGGCGTTTTAAAGGCTCAACCGGTTTTGCTTTTATGCTGACGGCACCGCTGGTGATGCCGGATGTGATCACCGGTCTGTCGCTGCTGCTGCTGTTTGTGGCGATGGGCAACACCTTTGGCTGGCCGGGCGATCGCGGCATGCTGACTATCTGGCTGGCACATGTGACCTTCTGTACGGCTTATGTGGCGGTGGTGATCAATTCGCGACTGCGCGAGCTGGATCGCTCAATTGAGGAAGCCGCGATGGATCTTGGCGCAACGCCGCTGAAGGTCTTTTTCGTCATTACCCTGCCAATGATCGCGCCGGCGATTGTCACCGGCTGGTTGCTGGCCTTTACGCTCTCGCTGGACGACCTGGTTATTGCAAGCTTCGTCACCGGGCCGGGCGCGACAACCTTGCCAATGCAGATCTTTGCCACCGTGCGTCGCGGCGTTAATCCGGAAATCAACGCGCTGGCGTCACTGATCCTGTTCGTGGTTGGCATCGTCGGCTTTATCGCCTGGCGATTTATGGCGCACGAAGAGAAGCAGCGACTAAGGGATATTCGCAAGGCCCGTGGCGGACATTAA
- a CDS encoding amidohydrolase: protein MLKVLEHYAYLHEIPELGFQEFKTSAYISQQLKAAGYRVADNFNGTTGIVAVLDSGVPGPTLALRADMDALGHIINGEACARHTCGHDGHSSVVLTAAQELMAEKAVKKGRLKLIFQPAEELGTGALAMIAGGAVDDVDMILGFHVRPAEECAVGTAIPAVRYSACLTIEVTVRGQTAHAARPHLGINALDAAVSAVQAVNAIHLPPGKSWSAKATRFLCDAGVTNSVPDEARVIFDLRAAENEDMTLLQSRVERAVLQSVAAFGATAEIEIVKSMPAAEIDDEMTTLIAGAITEVLGEEALMSVRSTPGSEDFFHYPVQRPQVKAGFWGLGTGLVPGLHHPDMRFDLNSLPVGVKIFKACVNKVLG, encoded by the coding sequence GTGTTAAAAGTTTTAGAACATTACGCTTATCTGCATGAAATTCCGGAACTGGGTTTTCAGGAATTCAAAACCTCTGCCTATATCAGCCAGCAGTTGAAAGCCGCTGGCTATCGGGTTGCGGACAATTTTAATGGCACAACGGGCATCGTGGCCGTGCTGGACAGCGGCGTGCCGGGGCCGACGCTGGCGCTACGCGCTGATATGGATGCCCTCGGCCATATCATCAACGGTGAAGCCTGCGCACGCCATACCTGTGGTCATGACGGGCATTCCTCGGTAGTACTGACGGCGGCGCAGGAGCTGATGGCGGAAAAAGCGGTGAAAAAAGGCCGGCTGAAGCTTATTTTCCAGCCTGCTGAAGAGTTGGGTACCGGCGCGCTGGCGATGATTGCCGGAGGCGCGGTTGATGATGTGGATATGATACTGGGCTTCCATGTGCGTCCGGCAGAAGAGTGTGCGGTCGGAACCGCTATTCCTGCCGTCCGCTATTCTGCCTGCCTGACTATCGAAGTAACCGTGCGTGGTCAGACGGCCCATGCCGCACGCCCGCATCTGGGCATCAACGCACTGGACGCGGCCGTGAGCGCAGTGCAGGCCGTCAATGCCATCCATCTGCCACCAGGCAAAAGCTGGAGCGCAAAAGCCACCCGCTTTTTATGCGATGCTGGCGTCACCAATTCGGTACCTGATGAGGCTCGTGTCATATTCGATCTGCGCGCGGCAGAAAACGAAGATATGACGCTGCTGCAATCCCGGGTTGAACGCGCCGTTTTGCAGAGCGTGGCCGCATTCGGCGCAACCGCTGAAATCGAGATAGTGAAGTCGATGCCCGCCGCCGAGATCGACGATGAGATGACCACGCTGATTGCAGGAGCGATTACCGAAGTACTGGGCGAAGAGGCGTTGATGTCGGTTCGATCAACGCCGGGCAGCGAGGACTTCTTCCACTATCCGGTTCAGCGTCCACAGGTTAAAGCGGGCTTTTGGGGCTTAGGCACAGGGCTGGTACCCGGCCTGCACCATCCCGATATGCGTTTCGATCTGAACTCGCTGCCGGTTGGCGTAAAAATCTTTAAAGCCTGCGTGAATAAAGTGTTGGGCTAA
- a CDS encoding YjiG family protein, translating into MQNKPQVALSSNPFDIFVVGARKGFHIATHNLMPNVVMAYVIAEMLNLLGVMGFIGKVFAPVMGLFGLPGEAITVLLTAWLSSSAGTGVAVSLLAKGVLTGIDITILAPAIFLMGSQLQYMGRLLGVSDVPKKYWPLLMLTSIVNAVIAMLVMRLIA; encoded by the coding sequence GTGCAGAATAAACCGCAGGTTGCGCTCAGCAGCAACCCTTTTGATATCTTCGTTGTGGGGGCCAGGAAAGGGTTTCATATTGCCACACATAACCTGATGCCCAACGTGGTGATGGCCTATGTCATTGCCGAAATGCTCAATTTGCTTGGCGTCATGGGCTTTATCGGTAAGGTTTTTGCGCCGGTTATGGGACTTTTTGGCCTGCCCGGCGAAGCGATCACCGTTTTATTAACCGCCTGGCTCTCTTCTTCCGCCGGAACCGGCGTGGCGGTCAGCCTGCTGGCAAAGGGCGTGCTAACGGGTATTGATATTACTATTCTGGCTCCCGCTATTTTTCTGATGGGTTCTCAACTGCAATATATGGGACGCCTGCTGGGCGTTTCTGATGTACCGAAAAAATACTGGCCGCTGCTGATGCTGACGAGCATTGTTAACGCAGTTATCGCTATGCTGGTGATGCGCCTGATCGCCTGA
- a CDS encoding nucleoside recognition domain-containing protein produces the protein MPNEKVNPPQQWSPGLGAYLALIVAVLFFSGLFFNIEGMKWLGAFDFTTLGGKFGAIKDAAHATFLGEGGTGAKAGFLFALSLIPTVMLALGLLEIFTHYGAIRAAHKLLTPLLKPILGIPGRCGLALITDLQSTDAGAALTKELYDEKQITKKEVVIMAAWQYSGAGLINNYFAIGSALFISLSLPVLVPLVVMFVLKFVGAAFVRLALNTVYKKDFTCAE, from the coding sequence ATGCCAAATGAGAAGGTCAATCCCCCGCAACAATGGTCTCCTGGTCTGGGGGCGTATCTTGCCCTGATTGTGGCAGTACTGTTTTTCTCCGGGCTGTTTTTTAATATTGAGGGCATGAAATGGCTGGGAGCCTTTGATTTCACCACCCTCGGCGGAAAGTTTGGGGCGATTAAAGATGCCGCTCACGCCACCTTTTTAGGCGAAGGCGGCACGGGCGCAAAAGCGGGATTTCTGTTCGCCCTTTCACTGATACCGACCGTAATGCTGGCGCTGGGTCTGCTGGAAATCTTTACCCACTACGGCGCTATCCGCGCTGCGCATAAGCTACTGACCCCGCTCCTCAAACCGATTTTAGGCATTCCTGGCCGCTGTGGCCTTGCGCTGATTACCGATCTGCAAAGTACCGATGCGGGTGCCGCCCTGACCAAAGAGCTGTATGACGAGAAACAGATTACTAAAAAAGAGGTGGTGATTATGGCGGCCTGGCAATATTCCGGCGCGGGCCTGATCAATAACTATTTCGCTATCGGCTCGGCGCTGTTTATTTCGCTTTCACTGCCGGTGCTGGTGCCGCTGGTGGTGATGTTCGTGCTGAAATTTGTTGGGGCCGCCTTCGTCCGGCTGGCGCTGAATACCGTTTATAAAAAGGATTTTACCTGTGCAGAATAA
- a CDS encoding YbjO family protein: MSEVLKEGQAALKSSSSVPVPVLVAGTAIIATRLLGVALQAHELGLDEVLRFVHRSAQAWDSTLIFIASQLLFFFELRCAIAVMRGRNLGRWGFGLSQLAVVFYLFIASMGWVYPELFSVSGENGQQILHLLISQKLPDLLVLLLLFVPASSRDFFRQR; this comes from the coding sequence ATGTCAGAGGTGCTGAAAGAAGGGCAGGCGGCCCTGAAATCAAGTTCATCCGTACCGGTTCCCGTACTGGTCGCGGGGACGGCTATCATTGCTACCCGATTATTAGGCGTTGCGCTCCAGGCGCATGAGCTGGGTTTAGACGAGGTGCTCAGATTCGTGCATCGCAGCGCGCAGGCCTGGGATTCCACGCTGATTTTTATCGCCAGCCAGCTGTTGTTCTTTTTTGAATTGCGCTGCGCTATAGCGGTAATGCGTGGCCGCAACTTGGGACGGTGGGGATTCGGGCTGTCGCAGTTAGCGGTCGTATTTTATCTTTTTATCGCCTCAATGGGCTGGGTCTACCCTGAGCTTTTCAGCGTCAGCGGCGAGAACGGCCAGCAGATCCTCCACCTGCTGATTTCTCAAAAGCTGCCCGATTTGCTGGTTCTGCTGCTGTTGTTTGTCCCTGCGAGCAGCCGGGATTTTTTTCGGCAACGCTAA
- the rlmC gene encoding 23S rRNA (uracil(747)-C(5))-methyltransferase RlmC — MHCALYDADRCRSCQWLDTPYPHQLDRKQENLRQLLNEQPVRQWLPPVISAQQAFRNKAKMVVSGSVERPIFGIVHRDGTPVDLCECPLYPSTFAEVFSRLKPFIAQAGLTPYNVARRRGELKFILLTQSMHSGEMMLRFVLRSKEKLAQLVRALPGLREQLPQLSVISANIQPVHMAILEGEEEIPLSENQTLAEQLNDVPLWIRPQSFFQTNPAVASSLYATARQWVSELNISSMWDLFCGVGGFGLHCATPEMALTGIEISAEAIACATRSAELMGMKKVSFAALDSTAFATGEGEVPDLVLVNPPRRGIGVGLCDYLSQMAPAFILYSSCNAQTMASDIARLNAYAVEKVQLFDMFPHTAHSEVLVLLRRL; from the coding sequence ATGCACTGCGCCCTTTATGATGCCGACCGCTGCCGCTCATGCCAGTGGCTGGACACCCCATACCCTCATCAACTCGATCGCAAGCAGGAAAACCTGCGCCAGCTGCTTAATGAACAGCCGGTCAGGCAGTGGTTGCCTCCGGTCATTTCTGCTCAGCAGGCATTTCGTAACAAAGCGAAGATGGTGGTTAGCGGTAGCGTCGAGCGCCCAATTTTTGGCATCGTACATCGTGACGGCACGCCAGTTGATCTCTGTGAATGTCCGTTATATCCGTCGACTTTTGCTGAGGTATTTTCCCGGCTGAAGCCTTTTATTGCTCAGGCTGGCCTGACGCCCTATAACGTGGCACGCAGACGTGGCGAGTTAAAATTTATCCTGCTGACGCAAAGTATGCACAGCGGCGAAATGATGCTGCGATTTGTCTTGCGCTCTAAAGAGAAGCTGGCGCAGCTGGTGCGTGCATTGCCTGGGCTGCGCGAGCAGCTACCACAGCTGAGCGTCATTTCGGCGAATATTCAGCCGGTGCATATGGCTATTCTGGAAGGTGAGGAGGAGATCCCGCTGAGCGAAAACCAGACGCTTGCCGAGCAGTTAAACGATGTACCGCTGTGGATCCGTCCGCAAAGCTTCTTCCAGACGAATCCGGCCGTGGCTTCTTCACTGTACGCTACGGCACGGCAGTGGGTTAGCGAGCTGAATATCAGCAGCATGTGGGATCTGTTCTGCGGCGTGGGAGGCTTTGGTCTGCATTGCGCCACGCCGGAGATGGCGCTGACCGGGATTGAAATCAGTGCCGAAGCCATTGCCTGCGCCACACGCTCTGCTGAATTGATGGGCATGAAAAAAGTGAGTTTTGCCGCGCTCGATTCTACCGCCTTTGCCACTGGCGAAGGTGAAGTGCCCGATCTGGTGCTGGTGAATCCGCCGCGCCGCGGAATTGGCGTCGGGCTGTGCGACTATCTTAGCCAAATGGCCCCTGCATTTATCCTCTATTCCAGCTGCAACGCGCAGACTATGGCCAGCGATATTGCTCGCCTGAACGCGTATGCCGTCGAAAAAGTGCAGCTGTTCGACATGTTCCCGCACACCGCGCACAGCGAAGTGCTGGTTCTACTGCGACGACTTTGA
- a CDS encoding transporter substrate-binding domain-containing protein, protein MLRFVLPLLLIGFSIPVFASPPIRIATAAINPPFEYLNDDNQLAGFDIDLANAVCARMQRTCVFTNNDFDRLLPSLKFQRYDVVISGIDVTAERQEQVDFTQPYFINSATLIAVKGRYAAIEQLKGKRIGVGSETTHQAWLTLKWPDMVAVSYDNYQNALLDIRNSRIDAILGDTPSMHEVLKSHPELAAVGQPVRDSHFFGYGVAMAVRKDNNALKSSLNAALQSLSDDGTLRQLRLRWFGSNSGQPSKSSQ, encoded by the coding sequence ATGCTCAGATTTGTACTGCCCCTGCTGCTGATTGGTTTCAGCATACCTGTATTTGCATCGCCCCCCATTCGTATCGCAACAGCCGCGATCAATCCTCCTTTTGAATATCTCAACGATGACAATCAGCTGGCAGGATTTGATATCGATCTGGCAAATGCCGTCTGTGCACGGATGCAGCGTACCTGTGTCTTCACCAACAATGATTTTGACCGGCTGCTGCCTTCACTGAAGTTTCAACGCTACGATGTGGTTATTTCCGGTATCGACGTTACCGCCGAGCGTCAGGAACAGGTCGATTTTACCCAGCCCTACTTTATCAATTCCGCCACGCTGATTGCCGTTAAAGGCCGTTACGCTGCGATTGAGCAGTTAAAGGGAAAGCGCATCGGCGTGGGTAGCGAAACGACCCATCAGGCGTGGCTGACCTTAAAGTGGCCGGATATGGTCGCCGTCAGTTATGACAACTATCAGAACGCGCTGCTGGACATTCGAAACAGTCGGATTGACGCGATCCTTGGCGATACGCCTTCGATGCACGAAGTACTGAAATCGCATCCCGAGCTGGCTGCTGTCGGCCAGCCCGTCCGCGACAGCCATTTTTTTGGCTACGGTGTGGCGATGGCCGTGCGCAAAGATAATAACGCGCTGAAGAGCAGCCTAAACGCCGCGCTGCAAAGCCTGAGTGACGACGGTACGTTACGCCAGCTCAGGCTTCGCTGGTTTGGCAGCAACAGCGGGCAGCCTTCAAAGTCGTCGCAGTAG
- the artM gene encoding arginine ABC transporter permease ArtM, with protein sequence MLSYLPELLKGLHTSLTLTVASLILALLLSLLFTVILSLKVPGLNALVRVYITLFTGTPLLVQIFLIYYGPGQFPSIQSVPWLWHLLSQPWLCALLALSLNSAAYTTQLFYGAVRAIPAGQWQSCAALGMNRKDTLRILLPYAFKRALSSYSNEVVLVFKSTSLAYTITLMEVMGHGQLLYGRTYDVTVFAAAGVIYLCVNGLLTLMMRLIERRALAFERRN encoded by the coding sequence ATGCTGAGCTATTTGCCTGAGCTGCTAAAAGGCCTGCACACCAGCCTGACGTTAACGGTCGCTTCGCTGATTTTGGCGCTGCTGCTCTCACTGTTGTTTACCGTCATCCTGTCGCTTAAAGTGCCAGGCCTGAATGCGCTGGTGCGTGTCTATATCACCTTGTTTACCGGCACGCCGCTGCTGGTGCAGATTTTCCTGATCTACTACGGTCCGGGCCAGTTCCCATCCATTCAATCCGTTCCCTGGCTGTGGCATCTGCTTTCTCAGCCCTGGCTTTGTGCGCTGCTGGCGCTGTCGCTAAACAGTGCCGCCTACACCACTCAGCTGTTTTATGGTGCGGTGCGGGCGATTCCTGCCGGCCAGTGGCAATCCTGTGCCGCGCTGGGCATGAACCGAAAAGATACGCTGCGCATTCTTTTACCCTATGCTTTTAAACGCGCCCTCTCTTCCTATTCGAATGAGGTGGTGCTGGTGTTTAAAAGTACCTCGCTGGCTTACACCATCACGCTGATGGAGGTGATGGGACACGGGCAGCTGCTGTATGGCCGTACCTATGACGTAACGGTCTTTGCGGCAGCAGGGGTAATTTATCTTTGTGTAAACGGTTTGCTGACGCTGATGATGCGATTAATTGAACGCCGTGCGCTGGCCTTCGAGCGCCGTAACTGA
- the artQ gene encoding arginine ABC transporter permease ArtQ encodes MNELYPLASAAGMTVGLAVSALVVGLILAMLFAVWESARWRPIAWLGTGLVTMFRGLPEILVVLFVYFGASQLLLTLSDGFTIHLGFTDVPVQIAIENFDVSPFLCGVIALSILYSSYASQTLRGALKAVPQGQWESGQALGMKTAAIFFRLILPQMWRHALPGLGNQWLVLLKDTALVSLISVNDIMLQTKSIAARTQEPFTWYVCAAAIYLIITLLSQQILKRIEARTTRFEQGNNGC; translated from the coding sequence ATGAACGAACTTTATCCTCTTGCAAGCGCCGCCGGTATGACCGTCGGCCTTGCCGTTTCTGCGCTGGTGGTTGGCCTGATTCTGGCGATGCTGTTTGCCGTCTGGGAGTCAGCACGCTGGCGGCCAATTGCCTGGCTCGGCACCGGTCTGGTGACGATGTTTCGTGGCCTGCCGGAAATTCTGGTGGTGCTTTTCGTCTATTTCGGTGCCTCTCAGCTGCTGCTAACGCTTTCCGATGGCTTCACGATCCATCTTGGGTTCACTGATGTTCCGGTGCAAATAGCCATTGAGAATTTTGACGTCAGCCCGTTCCTGTGCGGCGTGATTGCGTTATCGATACTCTATTCCTCCTACGCTTCCCAAACCTTACGTGGCGCATTAAAAGCGGTACCGCAAGGCCAGTGGGAGTCGGGCCAGGCGCTGGGGATGAAAACGGCGGCGATTTTTTTCCGTTTGATTCTGCCGCAGATGTGGCGACATGCCCTGCCGGGTTTGGGAAATCAGTGGCTGGTGCTGCTGAAGGATACCGCGTTGGTTTCGTTGATTAGCGTTAATGACATTATGTTGCAGACCAAAAGCATTGCAGCGCGCACTCAGGAACCTTTTACCTGGTACGTCTGTGCTGCGGCTATCTATCTGATTATCACCCTGTTGAGCCAGCAGATCCTTAAACGTATTGAAGCGCGGACGACGCGTTTTGAGCAGGGGAATAACGGATGCTGA